A stretch of Fusarium poae strain DAOMC 252244 chromosome 2, whole genome shotgun sequence DNA encodes these proteins:
- a CDS encoding hypothetical protein (BUSCO:14093at5125), which yields MFVLPPPPRYPTMGPYGAGIHPVPMIETNNTLSNPTGPEWQFLVGEGTYTLKEDLHLATPPPHPSEATVPNPNPLSTLPQPASAGTSVSLIALESRPAPNFFYKGLSSTTLALSGAPSSIQEHPSEGRYSAEGGVASEDGRTGSTSDAAAASASITIGSAPAFGEGNALLTQAPTKDVNKKRKPKNNMTKSNSSFISRVIVNESLSKKLTERPNDGIFAFANINRAFQWLDMSSSSKQDYLTKILFTKAHCLCHDVNVHTKSVSHLDVIMGFSTGEVIWWEPISQRYTRLNKNGAINGTPVAAIRWIPGSENLFLAAHMDGSLVVYDKEKEDAQFNPEEEAVNGMANGASGESLDASNTGTHHNTIRINKSVHSKNQKVNPVAAWKLSNHRINAFSFSPDNRHLAVVSEDGTLRIIDYLKEELLDVFYSYYGGLTCVCWSPDGQYVLTGGQDDLISIWSLSESALVARCQGHQSWVSAVAFDPWRCDERNYRFGSVGEDGRLCLWDFSVGMLHRPKARAETATTTNSRLRSNSNLDTEDEEMAIAHPVEPRARIPMLPPVLNKSIDTHPVCWLDFTEDAIITSCKSGHMRTWLRPGSELAAQTKGAEAPEAAS from the exons ATGTT TGTTCTACCTCCACCGCCGCGGTATCCCACCATGGGGCCTTATGGCGCCGGAATACACCCTGTACCTATGATAGAGACAAACAATACTTTGTCAAACCCAACTGGCCCCGAGTGGCAGTTTTTAGTCGGAGAGG GAACATATACACTGAAAGAAGACTTACATCTTGCGACGCCTCCCCCTCATCCTTCCGAAGCTACCGTCCCGAACCCGAACCCTCTATCGACCCTTCCCCAGCCTGCCAGCGCTGGTACCTCAGTTTCCCTCATCGCTCTCGAAAGTCGACCGGCCCCAAACTTCTTCTACAAAGGCCTCTCATCCACTACCCTTGCTTTGAGTGGTGCTCCGTCGAGTATTCAGGAGCACCCAAGCGAGGGGCGCTACTCTGCCGAGGGAGGCGTGGCTAGCGAGGATGGTCGAACTGGCTCAACTAGTGATGCTGCCGCTGCCTCTGCTTCTATAACCATAGGATCGGCACCTGCTTTTGGCGAAGGCAACGCTTTACTTACCCAGGCACCTACAAAGGATGTAAATAAGAAGAGGAAGCCCAAGAACAACATGACGAAGAGCAATTCCTCTTTTATTTCACGCGTCATTGTTAACGAGAGCCTGTCCAAGAAGCTTACAGAGCGACCAAACGATGGTATTTTTGCATTTGCCAATATTAACCGTGCCTTTCAATGGCTTGATATGTCATCTTCTTCTAAA CAAGACTATCTTACCAAAATTCTTTTCACAAAAGCGCACTGTTTATGCCATGACGTAAATGTCCACACCAAGAGCGTTTCGCACCTGGATGTCATCATGGGCTTCTCTACCGGCGAAGTCATTTGGTGGGAGCCAATCTCACAACGCTATACTCGACTAAACAAGAAC GGGGCTATCAACGGCACGCCAGTGGCAGCAATCCGATGGATCCCTGGTTCTGAAAACCTCTTCTTGGCTGCTCACATGGATGGGTCGCTCGTGGTTTATGACAAGGAGAAAGAAGATGCCCAGTTCAATCCAGAAGAGGAGGCAGTGAACGGGATGGCGAATGGGGCCAGTGGCGAGTCACTAGACGCCAGCAACACTGGAACTCATCACAACACCATCCGTATCAACAAGTCCGTCCACTCCAAAAACCAAAAGGTCAACCCAGTTGCCGCTTGGAAATTATCCAACCATAGAATCAATGCTTTCTCGTTCTCACCAGATAACCGACACCTGGCGGTTGTCTCAGAGGATGGTACGCTAAGGATCATTGATTATCTGAAGGAGGA GCTCCTTGACGTTTTCTACTCCTATTATGGCGGGCTCACATGCGTTTGCTGGTCTCCAGATGGCCAATACGTGCTGACTGGTGGTCAAGATGACTTGATATCTATCTGGTCACTATCTGAATCAGCGCTAGTAGCCAGATGCCAGGGACACCAGTCTTGGGTGTCAGCCGTTGCCTTTGACCCTTGGAGATGTGACGAACGAAACTACCGGTTTGGCAGTGTAGGAGAAGATGGGCGCCTGTGTCTGTGGGACTTTAGTGTTGGCATGCTTCACCGACCCAAAGCG CGGGCTGAGACGGCCACCACAACTAACTCGCGCCTACGATCTAATTCCAACCTTGATaccgaagatgaagagatggcCATCGCACACCCTGTTGAGCCACGAGCCAGAATTCCAATGCTTCCCCCCGTTCTC AACAAATCAATCGACACGCACCCAGTGTGTTGGTTGGACTTTACAGAAGATGCTATCATCACAAGCTGCAAGTCCG GACATATGAGAACGTGGTTGCGACCTGGATCGGAGCTTGCGGCACAGACCAAGGGAGCAGAAGCCCCGGAAGCAGCGTCATGA